In Citrus sinensis cultivar Valencia sweet orange chromosome 3, DVS_A1.0, whole genome shotgun sequence, the sequence attttgtgcATTTTTTTAGGAATGGGATTTCAGcatttctaattaatatgcaactttcttataaattaattacaaaaatattaacaaattgTGTGCTTAATTTTAACCTAATTTTTGCTCATATATTCATCATGCCCTTTACAATGTCAACAGTATAAAGTACATTAAGCCATTCTATTGTACATGACACACATGATATATTAATGGAATAAtttgaagttgaaaatttAAGTTGAAATAGCCCACCCAAGTTTATGGTTAAtgtattgtaaaaaaaaaagttcatgcTTAATGTTAAGCTGTGGGGGGTCTTTGATAGAATCCTAATTTAAATGgatatgttttatatttaagaaaaatatgagtACCTATCTAATATTTACCTTTATTCAACTGTTTTACCgttggatatatatatatatttttaaatttgcaatgccaattaatttattacaaaaaaaagaaaagcctTCCCACGACTGATGTTGAAATCCGAAACCTAAAATTTACGAAGTGCCCAAAATAGCTTTCACCATCACCACCGGACCGAGACAGACGGCCTCACCATCCACGCGCCGCCGCCGATTTTAATCCACCATCAGCTGCTTCCGGCGCTCTTTTGTTGTCATTTCCGGTAAGCCCTTTCTTGTTGCAACTTTTccagctttcatttttttttttaaattgttgattGTTTCTGTTTGAAATTTTCCAGCCACCGTATTCatgtttattgtttattatttatgtaaaatgcacataatgaaaatatcattcaatttttttttttcactaatcTGATCGCACGTAAATTGAGAAGCATGAAACACTagataaaaatgaagtaaTGCACAAGGTAGATCCTGCTCATCAATTAGTTGTAGTGAGCAAATTCATTTCATTGCAGTCGTTGATGTCAAATATGGAAGGGGAAGAAACCCCACACCGGCAAATCCCCGACGAAACCTTACAGAAGAAACACCAGTCGATGATCCACCGACTCGCAGTTCGGCACCAAACTCGTTTAGAAACTCGCAAACCTGACTCACCTGACTCATCCTCCACCTCCGCTTTTCTCTCCCGCTTCAATGACTTTAAGAATTCCATCACCACCCAAATTGAATCTGCCGCTGATCCTTCTTGTCTCACTGATATCTCATCATCAATCTCGGACCTCGAAAAACTCGTTGCGGAGAATTCGTACTGTCTCCCCTCCTATGAAATCCGAGCCTCTCTCAAAACAATCTCTGATTTGAGACAGAATCTTGATACATTGACTGCCCATattgtccccaaaaagaaattctCATTTAAGAACAAACCCGTCAAAAAAGAAACCCACATTATTAACCAAGACACAGAATGTAATACTGTTTCGTTGCCAGAGTTAAAAAAGACGAGTCTCCCAGTTCGTGACTCGCCGGGTTTTAGAGACAAACAAAGCCAAGTACTAGTGAAGAACTTTAAGGGTTCAGAAATAGGTGAATTTACATTATCAGGACTTGACTCGTGTGAGGTGAAACTGGTTGGAAGTGTTAACGCATTGTTTATCAACCAATTGAAAAATTGTAAAGTTTATGTAGGACCAGTGATGGGTTCAATTTTGATTGAGGAAGTGGAGAATTGCCTGTTGGTTTTGGTATCGCATCAGATTCGGATTCATTTTGCAAAAAGGAGTGATTTTTATCTGAGGGTCAGGAGTCGGCCTATCATTGAGGATAGTAATGAAGTAAGATTTGCGCCTTATTGTTTGAAGTATAAGGGAATTGAAGCAGACTTGGAGGTTGCTGGGTTGAATGAGGAGACAGGGAACTGGGCTAATGTGGATGATTTTAAGTGGTTGAGAGCGGTTCAAAGTCCCAACTGGTCGGTTTTGCCCGAGGAGGAGAGGATTGGGACTGTTGATTTGGTGGATCTGGAATGTGGGAATGGCACAATTTAGGTAACTTAATGCTGtattgggatttttttttttgggataatttttttcatttgtgttaATGTTTCTTCTGAATGGAAATGGAAAGTATTGATggatattattgttattggttttttttttaataatgttgtTATATATAAGCTTATTGGATGAAATATAATGGTTGTTTTTCCTCTGATTGGATTATGGAAATATGAGAATGAATATTTGACTTATGTTTGCACCTTACAGGTTTgggcattttttattttctttcgtCACTGCACCTGGCTCATGTTTTAACTTCACAAACTTATATAGTTTTTGCATGCGTATTCTGTtaaacttaaaagttaaactTCTTCTGGAGACTGAAGGACTTACATTAAACACAGCTGGCACAATTTGAGTGATTAGTACTGCTGATGTTGTAGCCAATTGTAATGCTTATCTAACTGAActgctcctttttttttttggagtttTAGAGTTCTAGCTTCTCGCAAGAATATTGAAATTGtagtttttcaatttgagtCCATACGGCTGCATGTATATGTAGTAAAGATTATACACTTGCAAAGTACTCTACATAAATGCTTTCTTCTCTCCCTATAAAAACAGTGTGAATGGTGAACAATTGGGTTTATTGCTGCTTGTCAGCTGAAAACTAAGGAAACAGTAACAGAAAAAGCGTCTTTTActcatccttttttttaaaattttttttggctagaaattttaaaacttaaagaagATAATAATCAGCTCAAATCATAGCAGTCATGACTCATCATTCCTCATGAGAATCAACCAAGTAGAATGACTATTTAGTATATTCCAAACTATcaactgataaaaaaaaattgtcataaCAATTGTatcacaatttatttattgagataaatatgattaaGTTAGAAGAAATATTGTAAAGACCTCCAAAAATTCTGTTACAGTAGCCAGCATTGCCGACATTTTCAATGCTAAAGTATTTCTTGCATTGGGATATGTTTACCAAGACTTTTCTGGAGCTTGCAGCTTACACCATCTCTTAGCACGTCGAATTGAATTAGGTCTTCCCTTGCTCTGCATGACTTTTTATCAGTTATATTGATTTCCGAATCTTCATTTTTGGGCTATGATTTTGCATTCTTTTCTGTGTTGACAGCAATTGTTTACTGTGTGCtctattttagtttatgaaacgTGTTTTGGTTGTAACTGTTGCCAATGCCTACTGTAAAGACAAACAGCTTCTGGATAAGAGAATTATTAGCAAGCGTTGTGTGagctttatttaggtatatattttcataaccTAAGTTATGCCTCAATAATAAATGGAAAGAAGGTAATCCCATTGATTTGCACTTATCCAATGGAGTTCATTGGCAATGTGATGGTAGAAGTCAACTTGTTGCTAGTATAAGATTCTTTGGGGAAGAAAGCAGAAGGGgacttgaaaataatttgtcaATAATATCGGGTTATTAACGTTTGCTTGGCGACCTGTCAATTTAGTGATTGACCTATACAACGGAACTTTTTGTTTCTGACTT encodes:
- the LOC102606627 gene encoding tubulin-folding cofactor C isoform X6; this translates as MSNMEGEETPHRQIPDETLQKKHQSMIHRLAVRHQTRLETRKPDSPDSSSTSAFLSRFNDFKNSITTQIESAADPSCLTDISSSISDLEKLVAENSYCLPSYEIRASLKTISDLRQNLDTLTAHIVPKKKFSFKNKPVKKETHIINQDTECNTVSLPELKKTSLPVRDSPGFRDKQSQVLVKNFKGSEIGEFTLSGLDSCEVKLVGSVNALFINQLKNCKVYVGPVMGSILIEEVENCLLVLVSHQIRIHFAKRSDFYLRVRSRPIIEDSNEVRFAPYCLKYKGIEADLEVAGLNEETGNWANVDDFKWLRAVQSPNWSVLPEEERIGTVDLVDLECGNGTI